The Plasmodium knowlesi strain H genome assembly, chromosome: 14 region catgaaaaaaaataaaaaaagaaggagaaaaattaagaagaatAAATACGCAGATGATctgtttgtaaatttttttcagaaatCCATCAAGATggtaaagggggggaaaggagaaaatggaaaagagaagaagggaaTACCAGCAACCTCCGTGGGGAGGAAATCCTCTGGCGCTACATCCTACTCTTCTGTTCTGGACACCTTCCTACAACGTGATAGCAAATCTGCATTGCAAGTGGAAAATGGTAGAGAAGGCGAGGTTGATGATAACTCCCCCTCCGACGTGTTTGTTGATCCCCATGATTTGAAACGGGTTGACATATCTCAAGGGGTACATCGGGATGAAGGAGGTATCActcaaaagggagaaaacgTACCAAGTGACCGCAACGATGTATATGGTAGCTCTGGAGAAGAACATTCCGTTAGTGAGGATCtctcaaaaggggaaaatcaCTGCAACTTCCAACCTTCCTATGAACCATCCGCATATCATGCTTACTCCACCACATTGGACAGGTTGGATATACCCGACAGGTTCGATATAGCCGATACGTCTGACTCCTCCTTCAATAGCCAAGGAAGTTTGGACTTTCGCTCTCTGCACGATGAAAACAATTCCAGTAGCGATCTGGACAACACACTTTTCAGAAGAAGGATACACGAGAAGAACAATCCCCCAGATTCCTTCGTAGATTTTATgacgaggaaaaaatatgcaagcatgaaaaataagttgaaaaattgtaaaatggatttttacaaatataAGGGcataaacaaaattttgagGTACCACACATTACTAAAGGCTAATGGTCTTAACAAGATTTTCTTCGAATATATCAGGAAGATATACAGTTATGTATATAACTTATACGACTTCATACCCCTGTACTTGGTGCAgaacattcttcttcatttccatGGGGGGCAAAAGGAGGCGAGAAAATACTACCATGTTGATGATACGTACGGTGGTGTAACTCACCCGGAGGATGGAGAGTACCAGTTTACTAAGTATTCTGAATCTTTTTTTAGGACaaagaagtggaaaaagaagtatgCAAAACATAGGGATCGAATTAATGGTTACCATGCTCATGGGGGGAGATCTGTGAGAACTAATTTCCGTGCTGGACAAGAGTCGGGAGAGAAGAACCCCgcagagggaaaaaaatcctatgaagaaaaagcaagGGAATCTGGCAGAGAACAATTTTACAAAGATCTTCATGAGGGAGTTAGCCAGTTTGATTCCATACAGAAGGAAACACGCACGCAAATTCCATCCCACGTTTCTGCAGATTCGAACCGCAGAGTAACTGAAAAGAGCTCCAGTAGTGCTTCGTACACTGTgaacaagaaaataaaaatcgaGCACAGTAGTAGCGGCAAGACAGATTCCATGACTAGTCTGTTGGGCGCGGGTGGGAAAGGGGGTTCTCAGGTGGGAAGGCCGGATGGAGGTTCAAGCGGTTCGCAAAGCGGCACACGAAGCGGTGTAGGGAGCTCTTCACCGAGCGATTGCTTTTCGGGTGCTATTCcaaagggaagaggaagtaaaaggaaGACAACACACTCATTCCATCCCACGGATCTAAAGGGAGAGGAGATGTTAagcatgaagaaaattttctatatattttaccACTACCTCAAGAGCAACCATTACATAGACGGTAAAAATCCTTGTACCAGAATATACAGGAAGTTCTTAAAGAATTACATAAAGTCGGCAAACGTATATCTGCACTTTGTAGCCTATATGTTGTTTTCTATTTACGACTGTAATGCCTTAGCGAAGAAGTATTTGGATTATATCCATCTGCACAGCGACCTAGCCAAGTACAACATCTTCCTGCTGATGCTTAATGTGAACCCCCAGTTTCATCAGATATATGCGTACCAGACCTTGCAACTGATTTTTCATCCGTATTTCTATCAGATGTatcaaatatataaatatctCAAAATAGATGCAGAACCCGTTTTGCCACacaatttttatgaaaaccTGGAAAGGTTCATTTCTTCTAGATCTTTATTCCAACCGAGCAGAAATTACTTCACCATGATTAAGAGGTACTTCAAAAGTAAATGTGTGAGTTGTAGCAAATCTCCCACCATCATCCTCATTTGTCTGTTCTGTGGATCCACCATATGCTTGCAAGAAAGCGATAATGTGCGTATCCCCCTTTCTGACTCCATTGGAAAGTGCGGTTACCATACAACCATCTGCGGCGGGGACCAGGCCCTCTACCTGTGCCTCAACGTGTCTTCggtaagaagagaaagaggaGGTGCCAATCTGCGTGAAGAACAGGCGAACCTTCCCACCGTGTATACATCTCGACTCGACTCTTTTcactttcattttcattttcactttcaCTTTCACTTCCCTTTCTCCATTGGTCAGGTTCTCTTCGCGAGTGAGCACCGATTCGGCCTCGTCGACGGCCCTTACGTGGACAAAAATGGAGATGTCGACCCGCGACTCAAACGAGGAAAGAACCTCTACCTCTCTCCACACAAGATGAATCGGATATACGAAATTATTGTGAACTCTGCAGTGGGTAATAAGAAACAACTGATGGAGAGGCCTGCGCATGTGCGTGTGTGCGTATGTGCGTGTGtgcgtatgtgtgtgtgtgtgtttgtgtaGGGGTTCTGGACTTGAACCCATAGTCTTTCCGCATCCGCAAGTTCCACCGTCATATATCATTATTCCTTATGTGTTCTTTCCTTATGCAGATGTCGAGATCTACAAACAAACGCAGAAGTCGGATTAATAGTGCCTGGATACCTCTCATTTGGCCGATCCGGCCACCTTTATCCTTGAGTTTTACGCTCCAATTAAGAAATCCTCCCATTCAGTGTAGTTTTGCGTGTTCAATGTTGTCCATGGtatgttactttttttcttcacatcgAACTTTTTAAACGTTGCCGTTTCGAACCTTTTAAATGGAACActtcttctctccccccTGGTGCGTCATCCCCGGGGGTACCGAACGGTAAACACAACATGATGGATGGGTGCATATGCACCTGCATGAGAAATGGCGCCTTTGAAGAGCTGGGGAATTATATTTTGGGGGCTTCCCCCTGTTGCGGTGAATGATGGATGTGCTAAgcggaagaaggtttttttttttttttttttttttttttttttttttcctcctagTAAGTTTTTTAAGGAGCATCGATCTGCCAAATTAGCAACTACCCCGAAAAGtattttccaatttgttcaTGTATGGTGTATTTTGTTCACTTACACGAATCGCAAAGTAATGGCGAAAGAGGTGTTCACCCTGGATGGAGGGAAAATATCGGAGTTTGAACGACTGGGGTTGGGGAATTTTGACTTCCTCTCCTACCCTCAGGAGTGCAACAAAGAAGAGATGGTGAGCACGTTAGAGAGCATCCACTTGAGTTACCTGCTCGCAGGGTGTAACGTGATAAGTACGAACACCTTTCAAGTTAACCTTCACAGTTtgcaagaaaaaggaataagcatAGAGGAGGGACAAGGCATAATCGACACATACATTGACATCGCTCATAATGCTTTGCTCAAATATGAACGAATAAAACGGACCACCGACTTTCCACTTCATCTGGGGATGACCCAagtggaggagaaggagtcTTCTCCTTACGATCATCTAGAAAAGTTTCAGAAAATGAGGATCCATTGGGGGATACTTCACCCGAATGATTCTGTGGATACAAGGGAATATGTAGACAGATTCGATTTGAATGATGATGTGTGGACGGGGAACCCCATCAGGAGATGCCAAGATTACTATGTGGCATTTTCCACTGGAGGATACAGTTCAGCTTTCCGCGATTTTAGTGAATACTCTGGGGTGTTGCGGAAGGAGAGGAAGGCAACCAACTGGGGGGATGGAGGGGGAGTGGTTCAGCCCGACAAAGCCGTGGTAGGATGCAGGTCGCAGAACCAAAGTTACGATATCATAATAAAGACACCCCCCGAAGTGGAAGGATCCCTCATGCACCGACAGAACCAACTACCGGATATAGAAATGGTCCCACTTAGTAGTACACAGAGGAGTGCAACTTCCACAGAGGATTTCCCAaacaaacattttttcaattacgGTTTGGAATACTATATAGATGTACGAGacgaagaaattatttcgaATAGTAAATTCAGAATAGATTCATACAAAAGAAACGAACATAAACTTCAATTATTTTCTGTAATCACATCTTCTAACGTACGAGAAGTATTCACACTTTACCACCACCTAAAAACTTGTGGGGGAggttttgaaaaaaacgtGGTGGTAAGTTTCTACTGCAACAGTAACAAGAACATTGGTTGCACAGATTACTCGTTCCTTGACATGGTGCTGACTCTCCTGTATCTGGATTCTCGCAATCACTTTATTAAAGCTATCGGTGTAAACTGCGTAAACATAGACTACGTTCGAGAGTTGATTCTTCCTTTAACAAGGTGCATTAAGCCGGATGGTAACATCGACGTGAATGCTTATCCATGTCCAAATGGAGAGTTGGGAAGGTTAATCAAAACCGTTTTAAaggacttaaaaaaaaacacatactTGGGagatattcatttttttgcctcACCGAACAAATCCCTTAATCGAGTTACGTATGACCACTCCCGAAATGACATACAATTTGACATATCCCAGAAGAGACACAAGCATTTGTACAATTACGTTGGAGACTGGATCGACGTCGGGCTCACTGGGTTTGGGGGATGTTGCTATTATAATCCTTATGATATTTCGCTCCTGGATTACAAGTTGGGTCGGATGGCCCAGATGCAGTGAGGAGTCGACCCACTGCTACCCCTCCTCATCGCTGTCAGTCATGTCGGAATCCGAACCGGAGAGCTGCTCCTCCTCTGCAGGGATGCCAATCGCACTCCCACCAATCGCACTCCCACCAATCGCACTCCCACCAATCGCACTCCCACCAATCGCACTCCCACCAATCGCACTCCCACCAATCGCACTCCCACCAATCGCACTCCCACCAATCGCACTCCCACCAATCGCACTCCCACCAATCGCACTCCCACCAATCGCACTCTCACCAATGGCACTCCCACCACTGGTACCTCCCGCAATCGAAttaccttcctttccttcatgCTCCGTGGAGTCTGCTCCATAACGCaactttttataaaaaagtttatacatgtcttcttccccttggaCATTTTCAAACCGTCTAGTCTTTTCATTGAATTCATATTGGATTCCCTTATCAGAGTTCCTATTGGCTACCCACCTGGGGGCAGTAAAGAGTGGCTTGTCTGTTTTTGTCTCTCCCTTATACTGTAGCAAGAGCTCATCACACTGATATAAGTGcttaaatttgtttttacaGTACCAGGCACATAGGCAACGATTGTAAGTCGCTATGCAGTCGTGATTACATGTTTTACATTCCGGTCGATTGAAATCTTGACTCTCCTTCATCCGTTTTATTATACGATTTTCTATTCTCCTGAGACCCACGCACAGGAGGAACCTTCCTCCGTTTCTCCAGTCTATCGGGTAACGCGGCACGAGGCTCGCAGGGATCTGCTCGTGGGGggtgaggggaaaaaggtgaaaatgggTTAGCCAAACGGGGTAGCCATATACGTTTGACAAGTGGGTGTaattgcacacacacacacccctCATTTGTTACCCTCTACACTCATGCGGTAGAGCGGCTCGACCTACATAACGGACCGACCCCTCCTTACCTTCGTCGTGGGGTAAACTGGATCATAGAGAGATTTTCCGTGCTGGTGATTTCCTGTGTAAGGAAAGCGGCAGGATGGTGTAATCATGAGGAGTAAACATAACGGGTGCACAGGTCAAGGGTGACTAGCCGAATGAGTAGGCTCCTTACCTCTATAGCCAATCGGCCTCCTTCCCGTTGGGGCCTTGGGAAGTTTGGCCTTTACAATATTTAACCCTCTTGCCATGATTGGTTGTGATGATGGAAAGACTCATCTGTGTGTGCATGCTCCGTTCGTATACACTTGATAACAGTGGACGAGGTGCGGTCTCTACTCTTATCTGCGCGATAGCACTTTTATGGCTGATGCGTTTTTGCAGTTGAGTGGATCCTCCACCTGATCACTTGGTGAGCGTTGTATCTGTGCACATCTTCCATTTGCTCTCATCTgactgctcctttttttttttttttttctaatctTCCAATGCGCGGTGTTCCTTTTACCGTTGCGAAGTCAGGTGTACTGTTGCCTCGGACCAACTCATCGTTAGGAATTCATTCCTGAAAACACCTCTCCCCCTTGTCGAAGTGGAATGAAAATACAAAAGAATACAATCGTATGCACGCTTTATGAATgctcatatatgtatatccttttttttttttttttttacatacttGCCCTTTTGCACGCATGTCGATGTCCTTCATGCTTCCGCTGCACTCGCACCGCGGGTTGTGTTGACCATATGTTTGGCAGAGCTGTATACCTCAATTGTTTGTTTCACCAAAGATGGtcgttctctttttttttttttttttttttttgcaaaattttttcatgcgCAGGAAGTCATCTCTTTGCGACTCTTCGGGAAAGAACTATATGCACGTGGGAAGGCAACCTTGTgtactcaaaaaaaaaaaaaaaaaaaaaaaagaaagaaaaagaaaaataaaaaaagaaacgaaaaaacaaacaacgAATAAATGAATGTACAAACAAACATGTAGGCGAATGAACATAGAGAAGGAAGTTATAAATCAAACAAACGACTGAACACAGCGAAGGCGCTCTCCCTTTGAACATGACCGAGTTTAGCACATTTTCCACAGCAGTCAAAGTCATcgcaaagtgaaggaaaattatttttttccaactctgaatcttctcctcctttgtaCACGCAGGACCATTTCCATTTAAAGGTTTTCATACGAACGTAAACTCCTGAAGTAGGACAGAGACGCCACGTTGATCCACGTTGCTCTTTAGCGAGAAGGCGTCTCTTCGCGTAGTCAAGGCTGTTCCTCACAAagacaaagagaaaaaaggagggagcCACAACGGAGGAATAATTCAACTTGCATTACTACTGTGTTGTATTCTTCCATTCGATAGTACTCATAAAAGGGGATCTCTCTCCCCAgggtttttacaaaaaaaaaaaaaaaaaaaaaaaaaattcatggcTACACCTGTGTTGAGAATAtgtaattttaaattttttctttttttttttttttttatcccgtGATCGGATCTACTCAGAGGAGTGGCATTTCCTCCGGACCAATCATACTCGGATGTTGAGCATATGCGtagctacttttttttttttttttgtaaaaacccTGGGATGCCCTGGAGACTTCGCTACACACATGCATGTAATTCCATTTTCCAGTACGTACTACTCCTTTGTAAACGTGTGAATAATACCAGATCCGTTATGTACAATTTTGGGAAGGCATTCTCACATTCACTTGTTTGACCTGTCACCCATGGTGATGAAACCCCGATGACTCACTCCAAAGCAATCCGACATAAACACGTCCATATATACTTCTccaccatatatatatatgatgagTAGAGGGTACGCTAACTTAAACGCTTTTGTAGAGAATGACAAACATGAGAGATGGTCCAATAAcagagaaggaggagggaCACATAAGGAGAGTAAACGGATAAACCTGGTTGAacacaaaagaaaagattctcaCTTATCAAATGAGAAGTTTCAAAAACATGGACTTGTTCCAGGAGAGTTGAGAAGCCAAGCTTCTACCAATGATCAGTACCACCTGTTGCGTAGGGGTAGCAGGGGAGGGGAGCACCACGGTGAGCAGAAGAGTAATCGGAAAGGCGACCCGAAAGTACATTCCAAAACGCACAAGTCTTCCCATCATCGTCATAATAAGGATACGCATCGACACCATCGTAGAGACTCACATcgtcatcaccatcatcaacaccatcgtcatcatcaccaccaccagAAGGAGGTAGATGCAAAGGAGAGCTCATCGGGGGGTCTCCTCTGGAGCTGTGTCAAGAGTGTATGCTCCTCCTTTGCATCTGTCGtgagaaaaaacatttttaccAACGAAAACAACACAAGTGAGAAcgggaggggaaaaactaTTTCCGACCTCTCCAGACTTATCGACAAAAATGCacagaggaagaaagagaaggatcTATTGCAGGACGACCATTCGACTACACCCCTAAGTAAGAACCATAACCCTGTCCAAAGGAGAGatggacgaaaaaaagggggggttcTTGAACAAGACAATAATCTACAGAACAGAAATGGTGAAGGCATACCACgtcgaaataaaaaaataaaaaacgctTCCTATGAATTTTCTGATAATGATTTGAAGAATTTATTTATGCtagagggggaggaaagggGGGATATTCACACACAGGAGGATGCGAAACGATTGTATAGTGGTGATGGTCGTGATGGAAAGGGCGAACGGGTTGAGTTGAGCCgagaaattgttaaaaagaaCGATGGGGTGGCTGAGAAAGTAGGAGAAGGGGCGTCCCTGAGGGGAGAGGCGTCAGCGAAGGGAGAAGAGCACgtaaaagaagaggaattcATGGCAGGGCCACCAACCATTCCAAACATAATGATAAACAATGGAAGCTTTAGCAAGAACAGCCAAAGAGATGATTTAAACACGAGAGGACGAGGTGTGACCCTTTCATCGGAGGAGGAAAACACACTGGGTAGGCTGGGTGGTTTGAAGCCTGGTGTTCTGGACCCAAGGAAGAACAgggagggggagaaggaagagggcCACAGGAGAAAAGGGAGCCTTCCCCTCTCTGGCCGTAGCAACAGGACTAGCCGTAGCAGTAGTGATGTTGATGGAGGAGCACTCCGAGATGGTTTTTACGGGAAAGACAACCTTCTGAGGAAACTTCTTGAGTTggaggatgatgaagatAACAATGATAATGACGACTCCGATGAATATGACGAGGATGGCAAAGCGAAGGGTAGACAACCCGCGCAGAGCAACAAAAAGAATGCGCCTGAGCAAAACGGCTACATAAAGCACTGCCAAGGAAAAACTTTCCTTCAAAATGGTTTGCACCAAATAGGGGAACAAATGTCATCTGTGCAAGGTGAGAACGTGGAGAAGTTATATTACGAAAACATTTTTGAGGATtcggaaaagaaagggaaatcGAAATCGAAATCAATGGATGATCCCGACGACAGCGATGCGGACAGCTTTAAGAATATCTTCTACAAtcggaagatgaagaagaagaagaagaaggggaaactGACCTGCATGCCACAGATGGAGCAGACAACCAACGGAGCAGATGGAGTGGACAAAAAAAGCGGCTCCGACGCGGGAGAACTGAACACAGGAGATGCAGACATTTCGGATGATGTCTCAAGCGTGGATGGCGACTCACACACGAAGGATGAAACGCACAAGCGCGCACACTACTTCCGGAACTACATCAAGAGCAGTGAGGAAATAAAGCAAATACGATTCGAGTTCAAGGAGCTGATCCAAACAATAGACTCCTTCATTGTGAAAAATTCAACCAGTGATGAAATTAATAGCTCCAAAAATGTGGCACAACGGAATGACCAAAACACTGAAACGCCAAATTCCCACAAGAGAGAGAGCAAAAATGAAGCGACCTACATGGAGATGGATAAAATGAACGAAGGAGCAGACGAAGGATCTGCAGATGAACAGTCTATGAAATTTATCGATGGTATCACATCGGAGGATAAAAGTGGCTACGTAATACTTAAGAATGATGAGGAATCCCTTATAGAGGCTCTGGAAAAGCTTAGAAttgagaagaggaagaaggaagaaagggagaaagacgGAAAGGTGAGGGAATCGGATGACGAGGCAAATCGAATTCGCAAAGCAGATGCGGTAGCTTCACTAGACCCAGACATTTTCTTCAAGTGCATTAACAAGAACCATTACGAAAAAGCAGCTCAGATACTAAGACAGAAGGGAGAAAACGGTGTTCTAATCGATAAGTTTAATGTGCCACTTTTGTATTCACAAATAAAATGCCTAATGGACACGAGGTGGCTAAACGACGAGGTCATTAACTTCTACATGAGTATGCTACAGGAATATAatacgaaaaatattaaaaaggatacagcaaacaattttttgcctaa contains the following coding sequences:
- a CDS encoding sentrin-specific protease 1, putative; the encoded protein is MMSRGYANLNAFVENDKHERWSNNREGGGTHKESKRINLVEHKRKDSHLSNEKFQKHGLVPGELRSQASTNDQYHLLRRGSRGGEHHGEQKSNRKGDPKVHSKTHKSSHHRHNKDTHRHHRRDSHRHHHHQHHRHHHHHQKEVDAKESSSGGLLWSCVKSVCSSFASVVRKNIFTNENNTSENGRGKTISDLSRLIDKNAQRKKEKDLLQDDHSTTPLSKNHNPVQRRDGRKKGGVLEQDNNLQNRNGEGIPRRNKKIKNASYEFSDNDLKNLFMLEGEERGDIHTQEDAKRLYSGDGRDGKGERVELSREIVKKNDGVAEKVGEGASLRGEASAKGEEHVKEEEFMAGPPTIPNIMINNGSFSKNSQRDDLNTRGRGVTLSSEEENTLGRLGGLKPGVLDPRKNREGEKEEGHRRKGSLPLSGRSNRTSRSSSDVDGGALRDGFYGKDNLLRKLLELEDDEDNNDNDDSDEYDEDGKAKGRQPAQSNKKNAPEQNGYIKHCQGKTFLQNGLHQIGEQMSSVQGENVEKLYYENIFEDSEKKGKSKSKSMDDPDDSDADSFKNIFYNRKMKKKKKKGKLTCMPQMEQTTNGADGVDKKSGSDAGELNTGDADISDDVSSVDGDSHTKDETHKRAHYFRNYIKSSEEIKQIRFEFKELIQTIDSFIVKNSTSDEINSSKNVAQRNDQNTETPNSHKRESKNEATYMEMDKMNEGADEGSADEQSMKFIDGITSEDKSGYVILKNDEESLIEALEKLRIEKRKKEEREKDGKVRESDDEANRIRKADAVASLDPDIFFKCINKNHYEKAAQILRQKGENGVLIDKFNVPLLYSQIKCLMDTRWLNDEVINFYMSMLQEYNTKNIKKDTANNFLPKIFTFSTFFFQSLNSNGTYSYNKVSRWTKRKKVDIFSFDLILIPLHVGGNHWTLGSINMREKKIKLYDSLNMSNTKFFEYMRRYLVDEMRDKKQMELDVSVWEYNPEGCSEEGIPCQENGYDCGVFTCMFAKCLSFNRSFDFSQRDIKEIRMKMVYEISQGCLIF
- a CDS encoding homocysteine S-methyltransferase, putative, with translation MAKEVFTLDGGKISEFERLGLGNFDFLSYPQECNKEEMVSTLESIHLSYLLAGCNVISTNTFQVNLHSLQEKGISIEEGQGIIDTYIDIAHNALLKYERIKRTTDFPLHLGMTQVEEKESSPYDHLEKFQKMRIHWGILHPNDSVDTREYVDRFDLNDDVWTGNPIRRCQDYYVAFSTGGYSSAFRDFSEYSGVLRKERKATNWGDGGGVVQPDKAVVGCRSQNQSYDIIIKTPPEVEGSLMHRQNQLPDIEMVPLSSTQRSATSTEDFPNKHFFNYGLEYYIDVRDEEIISNSKFRIDSYKRNEHKLQLFSVITSSNVREVFTLYHHLKTCGGGFEKNVVVSFYCNSNKNIGCTDYSFLDMVLTLLYLDSRNHFIKAIGVNCVNIDYVRELILPLTRCIKPDGNIDVNAYPCPNGELGRLIKTVLKDLKKNTYLGDIHFFASPNKSLNRVTYDHSRNDIQFDISQKRHKHLYNYVGDWIDVGLTGFGGCCYYNPYDISLLDYKLGRMAQMQ